The following are from one region of the Clostridia bacterium genome:
- the hfq gene encoding RNA chaperone Hfq has product MAEKNVINAQDNYLNNFRKEAVPLTIHLINGYQFKGIIKAFDNFTILLKTTDKHVLIYKHAVSTISYDGN; this is encoded by the coding sequence ATGGCGGAAAAAAATGTGATTAATGCTCAGGATAATTATCTAAATAATTTCAGAAAAGAGGCTGTTCCATTAACTATACATCTTATAAACGGTTATCAGTTCAAAGGCATTATAAAAGCGTTTGACAATTTTACCATACTTTTAAAAACCACTGATAAGCATGTGCTGATTTATAAACATGCGGTTTCTACTATATCCTATGATGGCAATTAA